Genomic segment of Paenibacillus sp. FSL R5-0623:
TATCTGCTGGACAATCTGGATAAAGTAAGGGGTCTTGTGGTTACTCACGGACATGAAGATCACATTGGTGGTATTCCTTATTTGTTAAAACAAATGAACATCCCGGTGTATGCATCCAGGCTCACTCGTGGGCTAATCGAGCTTAAACTGAAAGAGCATGGGCTGCTACGCAAGGCGGACCTGCATACGATCGATGCTCATTCCAGCATTACGCTGGGAGGAATCGAGGTTTCCTTTTTCGCAACGAGTCATAGTATACCGGATTGTCTTGGTATCTTTTTTCAGACCCCAACAGGCAATGTTGTGCATACCGGAGATTTCAAATTTGATATGTCGCCTGTACATGGACCTTTCCCAGATCTGCACCGCATGGCCGAGATTGGCAAACAGGGTGTCCATATTTTGCTCTCCGAGAGTACCAATGCAGAAAGACCCGGATTTACACCTTCCGAGCGTGTTGTGGGAGACCACATTCTGGATGCCTTTATCCGTGCAAAACAAAAAGTATTTATCTCTACCTTTGCGTCGAATGTCAGCAGGGTACAGCAGATTGTGAATGCAGCATTCGAGACGGGCCGCAAACTGGCACTGTTGGGCAGAAGTATGGTGAATGTGGTATCGGTGGCCAGTGAATTGGGGTATTTGCAAGTTCCTGACGGATTATTGATTGAAGCTATCGATTCGGATCAGTTTCCACCTGAACAAGTTGTTGTATTATGCACTGGTAGCCAGGGAGAAGCGATGGCAGCCTTGTCACGTTTGGCATCCGGTAAACATCCTCACGTAAGAATTAACGCCGGGGACACGGTCATTATTGCTGCCGGTGCCATTCCGGGTAATGAACGGAATCTTGCACATGTAATTGATAACCTGTATGTTCTTGGAGCACGTGTGATATATGGTTCAAGTGGTGCAGCTGGGATGCATGTATCGGGACACGGCAGTCAGGAAGAACTCAAATTGATGCTTACCCTGATGAAACCGGATTATCTGATTCCGATCCACGGTGAGTTTCGCATGTTGTATCAACACAGACTGCTTGCTGAATCCGTAGGTATAGACCGTGATCATGTGTTTATCGTGAATAATGGGGATATGGTCCAGTACAAAGACGGCATTGCTTCGCTGGGTCCCAAAATTGCATCAGGGAATAGTCTCGTAGACGGTCTGATCATGGGTGATGTCGGCAATATTGTACTGCGTGACCGCAGGCAATTATCCTCCGATGGCATGCTGGTGATCGTAACCACACTGAGCAAAACGGAGAAACAGATGGTCACGTCACCCGAAATTATCTCCAGAGGGTTTGTATTTGTTAAGGATTCGGAAGAATTCATGCGTGAGATCCATGAGCTTGTTCTAAACCGGATGGATGAGTTGACCGGGGCTGGGGTGAATCAGTGGAATGTGATCAAAAGAAAGCTGAAAGACGAGATCGGTCACTATATTTACGCGCAAACAAAGAGAAGACCTATGATCTTGCCAATTATTATTGAGGTCTAAGTCAGCAGGGATAGGGATTATTCTTGCCCTAATGGTCTGTGCAAACGTGTATATGGAAGCTTAACAGCCTGATGAATGTGGATCATACTTCGGTATGAAGTCACATTGCCATCGGGCTTTTGCTATTACATCGGGAATGTACCATAGACGTGCAATAAATGGAGTTGAATCAAATTCGCCATGGGTTTGCGATTCGAAGTATAATAAAAGGTAAACCAGCTAATGAAATAAGAGGAGTCTTTATGAATAAAACGATTTCTGATATCGCTCAGATGGCAGGTGTGGCAAAAAGCACGGTCTCTCGCTTTCTGAACGGCGGTTCGGTTAGTGAAGATACACGCCAGAAGATTGAGCGCATCATCAAACAATACAATTATGTTCCCAACACATTTGCACAGAGTCTCAAGGCAAAGAAGACCAGTATTATCGGTACGGTAGTGCCGCGACTGGATTCTTTTGCAACATCACAGACATTGATCGGAATTGATGAAGAACTGCGGAGTAATCAGTATCAGATGCTTATCGCAAATACGAGTCAGGACATGCAGCGCGAGATTGATGCCATCTATGATTTTGCACGACAGAAGGTGTCGGGTATTATACTGCTGGCTGCTGAAGTGACTGAAGCACATCTGAAAGCAGTGGAGGACATACGTATCCCCGTGTTGTTGGTGGGGCAGCAGCATGAGCAACTACATAGTCTGGTTCACAATGATGACCAGGCAGGTTATGAGATGGGCAAATATGTCGTCGAACAGGGTCATCGCAAGATCGTGTATATGGGGGTTAGCGAGAAGGATCGGGCGGTAGGGGTCTATCGTAAACAAGGATTCCAGAGAGCAATCGCCGAGTGTGGTGGATGTGAAGTGAAGTATTATGAGACAAGCTTCAAGATGTCTGAAGCCATCATTACCGCTGAAGCCATTCTGAAAGAAATCACACCAACGATCATCGTGGGGGCTACGGATAATATTGCACTGGGTGTGATGAAGATTGCATTCTCCAATAAAATCCGCATACCGCAAGATTTGTCTGTTACCGGATTTGGCGGATATGATATTACGGAGATGATTCACCCCACGCTGACGACTGTGAAATATCATTATTTGCAGGCGGGCAAAGTAGCGGCGAATCACATTATTCGTCTGGTCAAAGGCGAGTCGGTGGAGGAACGAACAACACTGGACGTAGAACTAATTCCTCGAGAAAGCGTTGACAAATTATAAAAACATCCTTTATGATAATTCCATCGAACCGGTTCCAATGCGAATGTAAAATTCGGATAAGCAAATTGGTCAGGCATTTATGCCATATGGAATTATTTTTTTGCGTCTAATGGAACCGGTTCCTATAATTTGATTTTCGTATAAGTTAAATAAGAAATAAACATGTACGTAGAGGGCAGAAAAAATCTGAAGAAACGTAGTGTTCGCCTTTAGAACCGGATTTCACCCTATAGAAAAGGGATCAGGAAATCTGGGGATAACAGCGATCGGAGGATTGTTCTGCCATCGTAGTCCCAGTGTGAAATTTCTTGGTCTAACTTATATAAGCAAGGAATGGAGAACAGCTATGAAAATGACTAGAGAGCAACGCTACAGACGAATTGAGCAAGCAGAGCCTGGAGAGGTTGCGAAGCTTGAAGCACAGATCTCCGTATGTCCTTGGCGACAGAGTTATCACATTCAGCCGATAACAGGTCTGCTTAATGATCCTAACGGCTTTGCATATTATCAAGGCTATTATCATCTGTTCTATCAGTGGTTTCCACTTGGAACAGAACATGGCATGAAATACTGGTATCATACCCGCTCGAAGAATCTGGTGAACTGGGAAAATGTCGGGATTGGAATCGAACCGGGTGGCAGGTATGACTCACACGGGGCTTATTCAGGCAGTGCGATTGAAAAAGACGGCAAGTTGCACTTGCTATACACGGGCAATACGAGGGATGAGGCTTGGGTCAGACACCCGTATCAATGCTTGGCAGTTATGGATGAAAGCGGTTCAGTATCCAAACTGAATGATCCAGTGATCTCATCTGTGCCAGACGGATACACGGAACACTTCAGAGATCCCAAAGTGTGGCAACAAGGAGACACGTATTATGGTGTAATTGGTGCGCAGAGAACAGACGAGACGGGATGTACAGTGCTGTATCGCTCCATTGATCTGAACAACTGGGAGTTTCTTGGTGAAATTCGTACGCAATTAACCTCCTTTGGCTATATGTGGGAGTGCCCGGATTATATGGAGATGGACGGGAAAGGTGTACTTGTCTTTTCCCCACAAGGCATAGACGCTGCGGGAGATCATTATCAGAATATTTTTCAATCCGGTTATCTGATCGGTGAGCCGCTCAATCTCCAGACAAGAGAGTTCAATCATGGTGAATTTCAGGAGTTGGATCGTGGATTCGACTTCTATGCTCCGCAGACGATGCTGGCTCCGGACGGAAGACGTATTCTGGTTGGTTGGATGGGACTTCCCGATCTGGCGTATCCGACCGATGATAGCGGTTGGGCTCATTGCCTGACCATTCCTCGGCAGTTGTCACTCCGAGACGGCAAGCTAATCCAGCTACCTGTTACAGAGATGGTGCAATTGCGTCTGCAAGAGGAAGGGACTCATATTCGCGCAACGATTGACAATGAAAGCCGATCTTTCACTGGTTTTAATGGGATTGCCTATGAGCTGAAATGTGAGATAAGCCATGTAGATGCAGAGATTGTAGGCATCGAACTCCGGGCAAATGGAACTGAAAAAACGGTTCTTCTGTATGATCGGATTCAGCAGAAAGTTGTCTTGGATCGGACGATGTCTGGTGCCAAGTTGGCAGAACAGAACGGTGTTGTACGACAGTGCACACTTACTGCGGAAGTGATTAAGTTCCATCTGTTCGTAGATGCATCTTCAGTCGAGGTCTTTGTGAACGATGGTGAGGAGGTCTTTACCAGTCGTATTTTCCCAAGCCGGGACAGCGTGGACATTCGTTTTTTTGCACACGGAGGCAAAGCTGATTTTGAAGCAACTCAATGGAATTATTAAGTATTACGTGAGAGGAATGAGATAACATGTCGGAGAATCAACGCATTGCCCAGGAAGTCATTCATGCCATCGGGGGCAAAGAGAATATCGCATCATTTGCACATTGTGCAACACGTCTTCGCATCATGGTGAAAGATAAAGAAAAAATTGATCAGAAAACGGTCGAGAACATCGAGAAGGTGAAAGGCGCTTTTTTCAACTCAGGTCAATATCAGATTATCTTTGGTACGGGAACAGTGAATCGAATCTTTGAAGAGGTTGAGAAGCTGGGCATCGAAGGAACGTCTAAGGATGATGTAAAGAGCCAGGGGAAAAAAGAAGGAAATGCTTTTCAACGGGCGATCCGCACGTTTGGTGACGTATTTGTACCCATCATTCCCGTTCTGGTAGCTACAGGGCTGTTCATGGGATTGCGCGGATTACTTACCCAGAATGAAATTCTGGCGTTATTCGGTGCAACACCTGATGATATCTCGGCCAATTTCCTGTTGTTCACTCAAATCCTGACGGATACGGCCTTTGCATTTCTACCTGCACTTGTAGCGTGGTCCGCATTCCGCGTATTTGGCGGAAGTCCGGTACTTGGTATCGTACTGGGGCTAATGCTGGTTAATCCCGCTTTACCCAATGCTTACGCGGTGGCAGATGGATCAGCACAGCCGTTGCATATGTTCGGTTTTATACCTGTCGTGGGTTATCAAGGATCGGTTCTGCCTGCGTTCTTTGTAGGTTTGATTGGAGCCAAGTTTGAAAAGGTATTAAGAAGACGGGTACCTGAGGCACTGGACTTAATTCTGACTCCTTTTATTACGTTAACGGTTATGATTACGCTTGGACTATTCGCCATTGGTCCCGTGTTCCATTCCCTAGAAGAGTGGGTGCTGCATGGAACAACTGCTGTATTGGATCTTCCGTTTGGCATCGCAGGTATTATCATTGGATTCTTCCATCAGATTATTGTCGTTACCGGTGTACATCACATCTTTAATTTCCTGGAGATTCAGCTACTGGAAAAGACAGGATTCAATCCGTTCAATGCCATCATTACCTGTGCCATGGCAGCACAAGGAGCGGCTTGTCTAGCAGTCGGTCTGAAGACCAAAAATATGAAACTCAAAGCACTCGCATTACCTTCTTCCTTGTCCGCATTTCTGGGCATTACCGAGCCAGCCATCTTCGGAGTTAACTTGCGTTATATGAAACCCTTTATTATGGGACTGGTTGGTGGTGGTGTAGGTGGTTTCATCGCTTCCTTGTTCCATCTGCAAGGTACAGGTATGGCTGTAACGGTTATTCCAGGAACATTGCTTTATCTGAACAGCCAACTGCCGTTGTATATTTTGTCCAACGTGGTTGCCATGGCTATTGCATTTGCACTTACCTGGTTCTTCGGATATAAGGATCAACCAGTTGCAGAAGAATCAGTGAGCCATGAAAACAGTGGAGTAACATCAACTGAAGTTAAAGCAGAGCAATCTAATCCGCATATTAATTCAGTTACCGTTGCCGTTACAAGCAATCGTCTTAAGGTAGATTTTCTCGAAATAGCTTCGCCAATGAACGGTACCGTCGTTGCTCTGGAGCAGGTTCCTGACCCGGCGTTCTCGGAAAAACACATGGGTGAAGGCATTGCCATTGAGCCATCAGAAGGAAAAGTGTACGCACCGTTTGATGGTGTCATCGCACATGTCATGAACAAGAGTAAACATGCGGTGATTCTGGAGCATGAGACAGGTGTACAGATGCTGGTTCATATCGGAATTAATACGGTTGGACTGAAAGGAAACGGTTTTACCGCGCATGTGAATACCGGAGATCGTGTAACTGCAGGACAGTTGTTGATTGAATTTGACATGGATGTCATTCAGGCAGCTGGTTTGCCTTTGATTACACCCGTGTTGATCCCAAGTGGAAACGAATCGATAGCAACGGTTACAGCGACGTCAACAGGTCATATTCAAGCCAATGGGGAAGCGGTACTTGTAGTGAAATTTACTGAGCCACAATAGCGGCGTGTAAAGTGGGAAGCGGGGAGAGATTCATCTCACCCGTTTCCCTTTTTTTGTGTACAATCGTATGAAATTAAAGAAACATCATTGGTGATCTAAGTAATCCAAGTGAGTTAGCACGCAAGAGAGCACCATTTTACGATTATCCAATCGACGCCCTATGAAAAACAAACGTTAATCGTAATCCTACAGACCAGCGTGACGTTTCAGTCGCTCTGCAATCTGCATCAAATCTTCCGCAGATATCCCTGGCGCAAATTCTTCCGGCAGATCAGGTAGCTCAGGCACTGGCCCTCCATAACCCGGCAAGCCGGCAAAAGCCTCCAGTTTACCACCATCGGTTGGGTGTGTTCCTTTCCAAATTTGGGCAATGCCCTGATAATCCTTGTCGCTGAACGTGTACAACCTGCGGTGCTCACCCTTCGCTTCCCACTTACGTGTCGTTTCAAAAGCTTTGTTATCCAGTCGTGGAATAGGAAACATCTTCGTTACATCCACACCCGTTGCAATTTCCAGTGCCTTGGCATACGCAAGAACATGCACACCGCCGCGTACAAGCAGATAACCTGTCATTTCTCGGGCTGTTTTGTTGTCGGTCATTTCGTAGACTCTCATTTTGTGAGTTCTTGCTCCGCACTCAAGAAAGAAATTATGCAGCAGATCAAAGATCAGATTGCCACTGCTCACGACATATGAACCATTCCAGGGTCTTCCCATGGAGTCATACGGGAGCGCTGTCTGAGCCGATTCGATAAAATGTGAAGTCATCCGTGCGTCTTTGCCTACACGTAGCGGGGTAGAGTCCGGGGCGCCTGGTGAAGTGGAACCTTCAAGCATGAGGTTAATCGTATTGGCGACAAGTTCGACATGGCCGAATTCCTCTGCGGTAATACTTGCAACAATGTCATAAAAAGGACGCAGCTTGGATCTGCCTCTGAAATTGAATGACTGAAACATATAGTTGTTTAATGTTGACATTTCCCCGAACTTTCCACCAAGCAACTCCTGAACTGCACTAGCTCCATTAGGGTCCGGATTATTGGATATGGGTAATTCGATGGCAAGACGGTCTACACGTTTAAACATGACATTTCCCCCTCAATCCTAGTTACTGTAAAAGTATGAAGGGTTACTTGTACGTTATTCGGTCGTTGGTGAAACAAAAAAACGTTCTGCCAGAGCTTAAAGCTCTGAACAGAACGTTAGATGAGTTCTTATTTGGAAGCTACGCCAACAACGCTTGTTCCATTTTTCGTGATTTTGTACGTCAGCACATCTCCGTTCCAGAAATGGAACTTAAGCGTGACTTCGCCATCATTGGTTTCATTGAAGAAGTTAGGTTTCAGTTCAATCACATTACGTTCGTAGTCTGGGCTAAATGTGTAGGAGAATTCCTTGAACGAAGTCCAGTTCTGTGGACCGGCGTTCTCTCCGTTTGCATATGTTGCTTCCATCGTGGCGAGCTGATTGCCGTTAAACGTAGTCGGAATGGCAAATGCACTGGTTGTGCCTGTTGCATCGTTCAACTTAGGTGTGTCATATTTAATGATATTAAAGTTCCAGTCAGCACCTTCATTGAATCCAGCTGTAAGTGTGGCATTGACGCCCAAATCACCAGAGGCTGTCAATTTGGTTAACAGATTGGATTTTAACGTAAGTACATCTTTTTTGATCGTATAGTCTTTACCTCTGACAAGAGGAGAAGTACCATTTTTCAACGAATTGAATTTGTTCCCATTCAGATTGAGTTTTACCTTCTGATCTTGAATGGCTTCATTTTGTTTAAGATATACGAGATCCGTTTCGGCTGTGGATGAACGACCTGTCCAGCTGGCTTTCATGGTATCAAATAATTCCTGATCAGACCAAGTAAAGCTTGTGCGACCGAAGTGTTGTCCGTTATCCCACAACATCGTTGTCATCTGTTTTTGACGCAGATATTGTCCAACAAATTCGAAAAATTTCAGCTTTTCGCCTTGCTCAATAACACCTGTGTGCTGGTCAAAACCAAGCAAGCCATACTCACCGACGATAACCGGAATGCCTTTCGCTGTAAAAGCATTGTATACCCGATCAAATGTGTCGGTAACGTCCTTCTGTACTTCCTCGTTATACTTGGTGTAACCTGCGATGTTCACACTGAATGGCCAGAACCCGTAGTAGTGAACGGTTGCAATAATATTGCTGTCATTCAATTTTTGAATGGTCTTATTCAGTTCATCCAGATCAGGTTGAGCGGAAGAGGTATGCATCGTTGGAAGCACAAGTGGACGTGTCTCGTTGTTTCCACCCGAAGTTCTTACGATCTTGTGAAAAGAAGTATTTAACTCGTCCAGCATGCGATATCCAATCGCTGCATCCGTTGTGCCGCCTTCGGAGAAACGTGGTTCGTTAACACTCTCGAACATGAGTTTATCGGATGCATCTTTGAATTTGTCCGCAATCTGAGTCCAAGCAGCGTTGTAACGTGCAAGCACGTTGTCATGGTCTTTCTCCATGTAACTGATCCAGCGCCAGGAATCATGGTGAAGATTGATCATGACGTAGAGATCGGCATCGAGGGCCCAGTTTACTACTTCTTGAACCCGATTCATGTAAGCGGAATCAATTGTGTAGTTGGGTGCGTCACCAATGTGGGCTTCCCAGGTCACAGGAATACGGATACTGTTGTAGCCCTCAGCAGCGATCGACTGAATTAGTTCCTTCGTAATGCGCGGGTTGCCCCAGGCTGTCTCATCTTCACCAACGGCATCCAGAGAGTTACCCAGATTCCAGCCAGGCTCCATGGCGTTCACGTAGGCCTGCATTTTGCTTGGCGCGGCTGAGGTATTGGCCTGTTCGCTGTTGTCAGTTGCAGCTGAAGCCATAGCAGAGGAGAATAGAGATAGAATCATGGCAGTCACGAGCGTAAGAGATAAGACTGATTTGCGGGTTTTTTTCATTAATATAGTCTCCTTCGAATAGAGAATGGTTGAACATGAATAGCGGTTAAGCAGGGTGGAAATAGAGTTCAACGCAAACAAAAGTTCACTTGTGTAATACTGGAATCACCACCGATTTATGTACTGAAAGCGTTTTCGTAATTTACTATATCATGATTTAATATTGGACAATACCTGCACAATTGGAATAAAAATCATGTGAAAATCAGTGATTGCTTTTGAATGATAATTAGATTTAAATACCCTGGGAGGGATCTAATATGAAGCTGGATGCACATCAACATTTCTGGGAATACAATGTCGCCGAGTACGGATGGATTGGCGAAGAGATGAAAGCCATTCGTCAATCTTTTCTTCCGGAAGATCTTGAACCTTTATTGGTCCAATCCGGACTGGATGGATGTATTGCGGTACAAGCCAGACAATCACTGACAGAAACCGAGTGGCTTCTGCAGTTGGCAGATCGGCATGAATGTATCAAAGGTGTTGTTGGATGGGTGGACCTTTGTTCAGATGAAGTTCGGAAGCAGCTTGAACTGTTCGCGTCCAATCCATATCTGAAGGGCGTACGTCATGTCATACAGGATGAACCTGATCTGGATTATGTATTGAGAGAAGACTTTCAGCGCGGAATTTCATTGCTTAAGGAGTATGATATGGCCTATGATCTGTTGGTGTCCAAGGAGCAACTGCCTTATGCCGTTGAACTGGTTAAGACGTTTCCTGAACAACGATTTGTACTTGATCATCTAGCCAAACCCGACATAAAATCAGGTATACTCTCACCATGGAAAGAAGCGCTTGAGTCATTGGCCGCACAACCTAATGCGTACTGTAAACTTTCAGGGATGGTGACGGAAGCAGACTGGGCAAATTGGACTCCGAGCGACTTTACAGCCTATCTGAATATCGCCATAGAAGCCTTTGGTGCGAAACGGTTAATGTTCGGATCCGACTGGCCCGTGAGTAACGTTTCAGCTACGTATTCTGAAGTATACGGTCTCATTATGAATCACATTAATGCCCTACCCATATCAGATCAACAGATGATTCTTGGCGGCACATGTGCTACGTTCTATCAAATATCGTAGTAGGCAATTCGAAGCTAAACCGGTTTCAAGAAGTTGACAACTGTTCTGATTCTTGCTAAAGTTTTATCCAATCCGCATAATCATGACCTGGGAATGTTACCGATATGGGCATAACCTGAGCTGGCTTGTTTACACAATTTCGTGTATCCAGGCTGGTTCGGGTTTTTTCTATTTAAGTTGAACAACCGATTTTACACGAGACGACTGCGCGGCCAGAACAATCTTCCAATCGCTGTTATCCCCAGATTTTTTGATCCCTTTTTTAAAGGGTAAATCCGGTGATTAAGGCGAGTTTATGCTTACGAAGTAGCTTTCCATTGAAAGCTTTTAGCTTTGCTTCTCCAGATTTTTTCTGTCCTCTCCGTTTATGTGTAATTGTGTAGTTTAACTTAAATATTTTGTCTTTTTAATATTCTAAGGATTTGAGCGGATAGCTGAATTACATATTTGGAAGGAGAATGATGATGACGAATTTTACATTTCCTAAAGACTTTCTGTGGGGTGGAGCGATTGCTGCCAATCAGGCGGAGGGCGCGTATCTGGAAGATGGCAAAGGGCTGAGTATCGTTGACTTGCTGCCTACCGGAGAGAATCGCAGAAGTATTATGAAAGGTCATGTTCCGGCCTTTACGCCGCTCGCTACCGAGTTCTATCCTTCACATGAA
This window contains:
- a CDS encoding ribonuclease J translates to MELNLSHNKLYIAALGGVNEIGKNMYFIQYNQDIIVIDCGSKFPDETLPGIDLIIPDVAYLLDNLDKVRGLVVTHGHEDHIGGIPYLLKQMNIPVYASRLTRGLIELKLKEHGLLRKADLHTIDAHSSITLGGIEVSFFATSHSIPDCLGIFFQTPTGNVVHTGDFKFDMSPVHGPFPDLHRMAEIGKQGVHILLSESTNAERPGFTPSERVVGDHILDAFIRAKQKVFISTFASNVSRVQQIVNAAFETGRKLALLGRSMVNVVSVASELGYLQVPDGLLIEAIDSDQFPPEQVVVLCTGSQGEAMAALSRLASGKHPHVRINAGDTVIIAAGAIPGNERNLAHVIDNLYVLGARVIYGSSGAAGMHVSGHGSQEELKLMLTLMKPDYLIPIHGEFRMLYQHRLLAESVGIDRDHVFIVNNGDMVQYKDGIASLGPKIASGNSLVDGLIMGDVGNIVLRDRRQLSSDGMLVIVTTLSKTEKQMVTSPEIISRGFVFVKDSEEFMREIHELVLNRMDELTGAGVNQWNVIKRKLKDEIGHYIYAQTKRRPMILPIIIEV
- a CDS encoding LacI family DNA-binding transcriptional regulator, whose translation is MNKTISDIAQMAGVAKSTVSRFLNGGSVSEDTRQKIERIIKQYNYVPNTFAQSLKAKKTSIIGTVVPRLDSFATSQTLIGIDEELRSNQYQMLIANTSQDMQREIDAIYDFARQKVSGIILLAAEVTEAHLKAVEDIRIPVLLVGQQHEQLHSLVHNDDQAGYEMGKYVVEQGHRKIVYMGVSEKDRAVGVYRKQGFQRAIAECGGCEVKYYETSFKMSEAIITAEAILKEITPTIIVGATDNIALGVMKIAFSNKIRIPQDLSVTGFGGYDITEMIHPTLTTVKYHYLQAGKVAANHIIRLVKGESVEERTTLDVELIPRESVDKL
- a CDS encoding sucrose-6-phosphate hydrolase, which codes for MKMTREQRYRRIEQAEPGEVAKLEAQISVCPWRQSYHIQPITGLLNDPNGFAYYQGYYHLFYQWFPLGTEHGMKYWYHTRSKNLVNWENVGIGIEPGGRYDSHGAYSGSAIEKDGKLHLLYTGNTRDEAWVRHPYQCLAVMDESGSVSKLNDPVISSVPDGYTEHFRDPKVWQQGDTYYGVIGAQRTDETGCTVLYRSIDLNNWEFLGEIRTQLTSFGYMWECPDYMEMDGKGVLVFSPQGIDAAGDHYQNIFQSGYLIGEPLNLQTREFNHGEFQELDRGFDFYAPQTMLAPDGRRILVGWMGLPDLAYPTDDSGWAHCLTIPRQLSLRDGKLIQLPVTEMVQLRLQEEGTHIRATIDNESRSFTGFNGIAYELKCEISHVDAEIVGIELRANGTEKTVLLYDRIQQKVVLDRTMSGAKLAEQNGVVRQCTLTAEVIKFHLFVDASSVEVFVNDGEEVFTSRIFPSRDSVDIRFFAHGGKADFEATQWNY
- a CDS encoding sucrose-specific PTS transporter subunit IIBC, whose protein sequence is MSENQRIAQEVIHAIGGKENIASFAHCATRLRIMVKDKEKIDQKTVENIEKVKGAFFNSGQYQIIFGTGTVNRIFEEVEKLGIEGTSKDDVKSQGKKEGNAFQRAIRTFGDVFVPIIPVLVATGLFMGLRGLLTQNEILALFGATPDDISANFLLFTQILTDTAFAFLPALVAWSAFRVFGGSPVLGIVLGLMLVNPALPNAYAVADGSAQPLHMFGFIPVVGYQGSVLPAFFVGLIGAKFEKVLRRRVPEALDLILTPFITLTVMITLGLFAIGPVFHSLEEWVLHGTTAVLDLPFGIAGIIIGFFHQIIVVTGVHHIFNFLEIQLLEKTGFNPFNAIITCAMAAQGAACLAVGLKTKNMKLKALALPSSLSAFLGITEPAIFGVNLRYMKPFIMGLVGGGVGGFIASLFHLQGTGMAVTVIPGTLLYLNSQLPLYILSNVVAMAIAFALTWFFGYKDQPVAEESVSHENSGVTSTEVKAEQSNPHINSVTVAVTSNRLKVDFLEIASPMNGTVVALEQVPDPAFSEKHMGEGIAIEPSEGKVYAPFDGVIAHVMNKSKHAVILEHETGVQMLVHIGINTVGLKGNGFTAHVNTGDRVTAGQLLIEFDMDVIQAAGLPLITPVLIPSGNESIATVTATSTGHIQANGEAVLVVKFTEPQ
- a CDS encoding manganese catalase family protein → MFKRVDRLAIELPISNNPDPNGASAVQELLGGKFGEMSTLNNYMFQSFNFRGRSKLRPFYDIVASITAEEFGHVELVANTINLMLEGSTSPGAPDSTPLRVGKDARMTSHFIESAQTALPYDSMGRPWNGSYVVSSGNLIFDLLHNFFLECGARTHKMRVYEMTDNKTAREMTGYLLVRGGVHVLAYAKALEIATGVDVTKMFPIPRLDNKAFETTRKWEAKGEHRRLYTFSDKDYQGIAQIWKGTHPTDGGKLEAFAGLPGYGGPVPELPDLPEEFAPGISAEDLMQIAERLKRHAGL
- a CDS encoding cellulase family glycosylhydrolase, whose amino-acid sequence is MKKTRKSVLSLTLVTAMILSLFSSAMASAATDNSEQANTSAAPSKMQAYVNAMEPGWNLGNSLDAVGEDETAWGNPRITKELIQSIAAEGYNSIRIPVTWEAHIGDAPNYTIDSAYMNRVQEVVNWALDADLYVMINLHHDSWRWISYMEKDHDNVLARYNAAWTQIADKFKDASDKLMFESVNEPRFSEGGTTDAAIGYRMLDELNTSFHKIVRTSGGNNETRPLVLPTMHTSSAQPDLDELNKTIQKLNDSNIIATVHYYGFWPFSVNIAGYTKYNEEVQKDVTDTFDRVYNAFTAKGIPVIVGEYGLLGFDQHTGVIEQGEKLKFFEFVGQYLRQKQMTTMLWDNGQHFGRTSFTWSDQELFDTMKASWTGRSSTAETDLVYLKQNEAIQDQKVKLNLNGNKFNSLKNGTSPLVRGKDYTIKKDVLTLKSNLLTKLTASGDLGVNATLTAGFNEGADWNFNIIKYDTPKLNDATGTTSAFAIPTTFNGNQLATMEATYANGENAGPQNWTSFKEFSYTFSPDYERNVIELKPNFFNETNDGEVTLKFHFWNGDVLTYKITKNGTSVVGVASK
- a CDS encoding amidohydrolase family protein; the protein is MKLDAHQHFWEYNVAEYGWIGEEMKAIRQSFLPEDLEPLLVQSGLDGCIAVQARQSLTETEWLLQLADRHECIKGVVGWVDLCSDEVRKQLELFASNPYLKGVRHVIQDEPDLDYVLREDFQRGISLLKEYDMAYDLLVSKEQLPYAVELVKTFPEQRFVLDHLAKPDIKSGILSPWKEALESLAAQPNAYCKLSGMVTEADWANWTPSDFTAYLNIAIEAFGAKRLMFGSDWPVSNVSATYSEVYGLIMNHINALPISDQQMILGGTCATFYQIS